The window GTGTCGCCGGACACGAACAGGCTGTCGATCGTGATCCGGGTCCGCGTGCTTCCGGGGACCTCGCTCGCGAGGCTCTGGAGGAATCCCCGCGCCGCCTCCTCGCGGGTCACGACCTCCCCGTCGTAGGCGCGATAGCGGTAGTCGTGGGTGAAGATGGACCAGAACCCGGAGGAGTCCCGGGACGCGCGCGCCGCGAGGTTCTTGTCGATCTGGGCCTGGATCTCCTGGCGCACCGTCTCCTCCCGGCTCTTCGCGCAGCCGTCCACCGAGGCGACGACGAAGACGACGAGCACCCAGACGGCCGGATCGCAGGTCCCCCGACCGGTCATCGCGCGGAGATCCATGACTCCATGCTACTCCCCTCGCGGCCCTTCCGACCCGGCCGGTGGCGCCGTGCCCTCGGCGTCGAGTGCCTCGTTCGCCAGCTCGTCCGCGCGCGCGTTCCGGGCTCGGGGGACATGGCGGATCGTGCGCGTCGGCACCGCGTTCAGGAGCATCACGGCCTGGCCGTGGAGGGACTGGAGGCGCGGCTCCTTCACCCGGTACTGGCCCAGGATCTGGCGAACGACGAGCTCGCTGTCGAGGTGGAAGTCGGCGCTCGTGATCCGCGACTCCTTGAGGTACTGGAGGGCGGCGATGAGGGCGAGATACTCGGCCTCGTTGTTCGTCCGGACCCCGATGGTTCGACTGGACTCGTAGACGGTCCGCCCGGTCTCGTCCTCGACCACGATCCCGATGGCCGCCGGGCCGGGGTTTCCACGCGCGGCTCCGTCCGTGTACACGCGATAGCGCATCGACGCAGCGTACGCGGACCCGGGCCGGTTTGACAACCGCCGACACCGGACCCAGAATGGCCGCTCCCAATCGCAAGGAGGACCGATGCCGAAGCCGACCGTCGAGCAGGCCGACCTGATCCTGAGACTCTTCGAGATGCGCCGCGAGCCCGAGATGCGCCGCGCGCGCGCGTACGTCATGCACGAGTTCGCGGCGAAGACCTGGGACGAGGTCGGATACCTGAGCGGAAGCGATCCGGACCGCTACTTCCGCATGGTCACGTCGTACTGGGAGATGGTGGCCAACTTCGTCAACCTCGGGATCCTCGACGAGGATCTCTTCTTCGACACCCAGGGCGAAGGCCTCTTCGTCTGGATGCGGGTCCAGGCGGTCATTCCCGAGGCGCGCCAGAAGTTCCGCCCCACGTACCTGTGGAACCTCGAGCGGATGGCGCGACGGCAGCAGGCGTGGCGGGAGCGGGCCTATCCGACCGCCGAGCGCGTGATCGAGGAGGGCTCGAAGCTCGCGTCCTCGCCTTCGCGCGCGGCGCGCCGGAGCCCCGCGCCGGTGAAGAAGCCGAAGACCCGCCGCCGGTGAGCAGCACGTTCGGACGGTTCCTCACCATCACGACGTTCGGCGAGAGCCACGGTCCGGCGGTCGGCGTGATCCTCGACGGGTGTCCCCCGGGGATCCCGCTGGACGAAGCGTCGGTGCAGCGGGACCTCGACCGCCGCCGCCCCGGCCAGAGCGCGGTCACGACGCAGCGGCAGGAGCCCGACCGGGTGGAGATCCTCTCCGGTCTCTTCGAAGGCGTCACGACGGGCGCCTCGATCGCGATGATGGTCCGGAGCGTGGACGCGCGGCCGAAGGACTACTCGACACTCAAGGACGTCTTCCGCCCGGGTCACGC is drawn from Candidatus Eisenbacteria bacterium and contains these coding sequences:
- a CDS encoding ribonuclease HI family protein, which translates into the protein MRYRVYTDGAARGNPGPAAIGIVVEDETGRTVYESSRTIGVRTNNEAEYLALIAALQYLKESRITSADFHLDSELVVRQILGQYRVKEPRLQSLHGQAVMLLNAVPTRTIRHVPRARNARADELANEALDAEGTAPPAGSEGPRGE